The genomic stretch AGAACGGTCATCGAGACCCGCCGGGCATCGACGGTGCTGCCACTGAAGTGGGGAGGCGTGGTGCGGGAGGGGTAACCGACCAGATCGAGTGGCTTGAGCAGCGATGGCACCACCGGGTCCGCTCCCACCGGACTGCACTGCGTGGCGACGAGCAGACTCCACGCGAGCCAGGGCCACCACCGGCCCCGCACCGGCGCCGAACGAATTGACGGCACCGTCACTGCCTGCCAATGACCTCCCGGATACCCTTCAGGACGGTGTCGCTGTACACGGTCGTCGTGCTCGGGTTCTCGATGACCCACTTCTTGCGGATCACACCCTGGGGGTCGATGAGAAAGAACGTCCTGATCGCGGTCATCGTCCTCTCCTTGAGGATGCCGTAGGCCCCGATGACCTTTCGGTCGGCGTAGTCGCTCAGCAGCGGATACGGCAGCTTCAGAGATTCGGCGAAGGCCTGCTGCGAGAACGTCGAATTGGCGCTGACGCCGAGGAGCTGGACATTCAAAACTTCGAAGCTCTGGTAGTTGGCCTTCCTGGCCAACAGGTTCGCCGCTCAGGTCGGATGAAAATCCCCGCCGTAGAACTCCAGGAACACCCACTTCTTGCCCCTGAAGTCGCTGAGAGCGATGTCGACCCCGTTGGTGCTCGGCAGCTTGAAGTCGGGCGCCGGCTCGCCCACCTCCACCGCCGCCGCCGGCCGTGAGCCGCCGAGAACCGAGGACACCGCCAGTGCCATTCCCAACAGAACCCCACCAAGCATTCGCCTGCTGAGAACTCTCATGCATGCCTCCTCTCGGCCCTCTCAGGCCTGCTCTCGCCGGCCATCGTTCCTTGGACCTACTATCACGGATGGCCAACACTAGGTCGCCACCTGGCAGAACTGAAATACATACGACGCCGTGTCGGTATAATCTCTGATTATGGACATGGAAGCGCGGCTAAGGGCGTTCGCGGCCTTCGCGCGGCGCCGTTCGTTCTCGGCGGCCGCGCGGGAGCTCCGCATCAGTCAACCCGCCGTCTCCAAGCACATCGCCGATGTGGAGCGGGAGGCCGGGGTGAAGCTGGTCGAGCGCCGACCGCGGGGCGGCGAGCTGACTCCAGCCGGGGAGTTCCTCGCCAATTACGTGCTGCGCGCCCAGGCGCTTCTGGCGCAGGCCGTCCGGGGCGTCGGCGAGTTCCGTCAGCGGGCCACCGGTTCGCTGACGATCGTCGCGTCAGGCGTCCCCGCCACGTACCTCTTACCGGAGGTCGTCGTAACGTTCCAGCGCGCGCATCCCGACGTGCGCGTGACCATCGTGCCCGGGGCGTCGGCGCAAACGATGGATGCGCTGCGCTCGCATCGCGCCGAATTCGGCGTGGTCGGCGGGTTCGCGGCGGCGCCGGAGATCGAAGCGGAGCCGCTCGTCGAGGAGGAGATCGTGGTGGTGGGTCCTCCCCAGCTTGCCGGCCGGAGGATGTCGCGGCGGGACGCGGAAGCGACGACATGGATCTCGCCATACGAGGGCTCGGCGACCCGAGCCGCCGTCGAGGCGGCCTGGGCCGACTCCGGCATCACCCCGAGCCGCCGCCTCGAACTGCCGAACTGGGAAGCGGTGAAGCTGGCGGTGGCTCGCGGCCATGGCGTGGCCGGCTGTAGTTGGTTCACCGTCGAGGGTGAGCTCCGGGCCGGCTCCCTCGCCATCGTTCGGCTTCGCGGGTGGAAGGTGCGGCGGACGATCTCGATCGTCCGGCATCGAGAAGCCGCGCTCACGCCCTCAGCGCACGACTTCGTGGCGATGCTACACGCGCGATGGGGCCGCCAGTCGCCCCGGCGGCGTCAACGCCCTCCTACGCGTTCTTGACCAGCGGTGGAGCGCGGCCTCCGCACCGACGCCGCGGCGGTGGCCGAGCTCCTCGGCGCCGACCACCTCGCGACGGTGCATTCGGGGATCGTGCACATGGCGATCCACACGTCCGGCGTGACAGGGCACATCCGAATCGGAATTCCGTGTGGTATCCTCCGCGCCGTGGAAGAGTCGGGCGGTCCGTCACGCTCTGCCGCTGTGCCCCCGCTGGACACCGGCCGGGCCCCGGCTCTGGCGCGGTGATCCCGGAGCACTGATTTCGGAGGCGGCCATGGCTCAGGTTTCGTCCCTCATGCTGGCCCGCTTCGTCCGCCTGCCGCGGCGCTCCCAGGATACCTGGCAAGGCGGCATCCTCCGCATGCCCATGTGGGTGGACGGCCCCGATGGCACGCCGTATCGGCCCCTGGGCGCCGTGTGGATCAGCCTGGAGACGGGCCTCGCCACCGTGAAGCTCGCAGAGTCGAACGAAGAAGAGGGGACGCTCGCCCTCGACGCGCTGCTTGAGCTGGGCTTCAAGTTCGCCCGGACGCGCCCGGCGGCGATCCAGGTCGCCGACCAGGCACTCGGTGAGCAGATTGCCCGCACGCTTGGTGACCCGGAGCTGGCGGTGACCGTCGACACCCGCCTCGACGAGGTGAAGGCGATGGTGGACCGGATGGCGGCGGAGACGAACGGCGAGCCGCATCCGGCAGCGCTGGACCACGAGGGCATGACCGTGGAGCGCATGCGGGCGTTCGCCGCCGCGGCGCGCGACTTCTATGCCGCAGCGCCCTGGCGTCACCTGAGCGACGAGGACCTGATCCACGTGGAGACGCCGAGACTGGGCGCGCCATTTCGTCATGTGACGGTCCTCGGACGCGCCGGTCAGACGTTCGGGCTGGGATTCTTCGCCTCCGCGAAGGACCTCGACAGGCTCCACGCCTCCCCCGACCCCGAAACCCTTCTGGAAGACGGGGGGCGCTGGGCCGTCCTTTTCGGCGCGCCATGGGAGACGCCATTCTCCGACCTCGACCTGTGGGAAGAGCAAGGGTTCCCGGTGGCGGCGGCCGGGGCGTATCCGGTGGCGGCATGGTTCGGCCCATCGAGCCGGTTGCGCCGTCCGGATGCGCGCGAGCTGGGCGGCATCGAGACGATACTGCTGGCGCTGTCCCGCACCACGGAGGCCGAGATCGACCAGGGCCGCTGGAGTCACGACGTCATCGCTCACGATGGCCCCCGCCGCGTCACCCTGGCCATCCCGGAGCTGCTCCGCCCACTGGACGCGCCGTCCGACTCCGCCCGGCACGGCATGCCCGACCGTCGCGTCATTGAGCGCATGCTGCTCGAGGTGCAGCGCTTCGCGGCCACCCGGGAGTTTGCCAGCGAGTCCGAGATGAACGACGCCCTCCAAGCGAAGTTCACGGGATCGATGGACACCATCGCGTCGACGGCCAGCACGCCCGTGGAGCGCGCGCAGGATCTGGTCTACCGTGCCACGGACGCGCGCGGCCGCCGCCGCATCCAGTTGGCGCGCAAGGCCCTCGATCTGTCCGCAGACTGCGCCGACGCCTACGTCCTCATCGCCGAGGAGTGCGCCGACCTCAGTCAGGCCCGCGACCTCTACGTCCAGGGTGTGGCAGCTGGCGAGCGGGTCCTCGGGCCCACCGTCTTCGCGGAAGAGGCCGGGCACTTCTGGGGCGACGTGCGCACGCGGCCCTACATGCGGGCGCGCTTCGGCCTGGCCCGATGCCTCGATGATCTGGGCCAGCGTGACGAGGCCCTCACACACTACCGCGATCTGCTCCGCCTCAATCCCGGCGACAACCAGGGTGTCCGGTACGCCTCTCTCAACGCGCTCCTCCTCACGGGGCGGGATGACGAGGCGGGGACGTTGCTCCTCCAGTTCGGCGACGAGCCGACGGCGCTCTGGCAATACGGCCGGGCCCTCTGGGCCTTTCGCCGCGAGGGCGATTGCCCGGCCTCGCGCCAGCGGCTGCGCGCGGCGTTTCGCTCGAACCGCCACTTGCCCGGCTACCTGGCGGGCGACAGCGAGTGGGCGGGCCCCGCGCCTGCGTCGTATGCCATGGGCAGCCGGGAGGAGGCGGTGATCTGCGTCGATGAGCTAGGAGACGCCTGGGACGCGACACCCGGCGCTCTGGAATGGCTTGCGAGCCACGCTCCTGCCGGAAAGCGCCGGAAGCGCCACCGCCGCTGATCCCGGCGCCCCTCCCCGACGGCCTCCGGTGGAAGTCTCCTGCTGCCCGGCCGCGATCGTCGCGGCTCGAATCTCTCCTTACCACGAACAATCGGTTCCTGACCTTGCGGGCGATCGCGAGGACGACGACCATGCGTTGATATCGGTAGACGTCGTAGAAGATGCCCCACGTGGACTGGGTGGCAGGAAGCTCGCGTTCTCCTCATTGCGCTGACTCCGAACGACGAGTTGTGCCAGAGCACATCGTGGCTGAGCATGCCCATCGTATCGGCTACGCTCCACTCCGGCGCTCAGTGAGAATCGAGGAGCATAGAAACATAAACGTCCTTATGAGACTCGGCGCGGCGGCGTGAGCAGGCGGGGGCGGGCGGCGGGACTGCCGGAGGTCGGGCGCCGCGCGGGGCCATCGGACGTGATCCTGCGCCAAGCGTCCCGGCGCCGTCAATGGCCTGTCCACCGAGGCCGATGGGGCAGACGACCGCTGAGGGCGGACCCACCTATGCCCCCGTGAGGCTGAGCGCTCGCCCTCGCCGGCGGGGCCAGAGGACCTGCCCCTCTGGGGTGAGGGAGTTGTTGGATAGGGCGGGAAGAGGAGCACAGTCGGGGGTCAGGTCTTGCAATCCGACATCAGGCCTCAGGAGATGGTCGCTCGCCGCTGCGGAGTCCAGCGGGCAATGCACGAATGCAAGACCTGACCTTGATCTCAAGCGGGGCTGATCCCGATCGGCGCGAGCGCGCGGCACATCTCCTAGCTCGAGCTCCAGGAGAATGGAGCGAAGTGGCCGTTGTTCTTGCCGGACGAGTCGTCCCAGTTGATCCCGAACGCGTGCATGTGGCTCCTGGAAGCCTTCGCGAGGGCGAGGCGAGTCGCGGCAGGGTGACCGACATTATCTAAGTAGATCGGCTCGGTCTGGCTCGCGCCCGGAATTCCCTCGATGGCGAGGTCGAGCGCCCCCGGGATCGACACGGATCGACGCATCCCGCTGCCCTCAATCCGGATCGGCTTGGCTTCGATCCCGACGAAGGAACCGACCAGTGGCCCGAGGGCCGCCATCGGACCGCCGCCCTGTCCGCTTCCGATCGCCCCGAGCGCTTCGCGCTGCTCGGCGGTGGCCCGCTCATCCACGATCACTCCGACGGTCCAGTTTCCGGCGATCATCGGCCCGGGGGTGTGCAAGAGGACGGCGAAGCTGAGGCCGTCGAGCTGGATCGTTCCATGCGAGCCGCGCTCGACGTGGAAGACGAGGCCGGCATCGCAGTGACCCTGGGTCGGCCGCGCTGCCAGGCCCGAGGTTGGGCACGGGCACACGGAGTCACAGTTGCACGCTTCGAAGTAGTCTCCGCTGATCTTCCACTGGGGGCTTGCCATGACGATCCTCCTCCGGCGACTGGTGTGGGATCACATCGCGTGAGCGCCACGCAGCGCCGCCACGAGATCGGGACGAAGGGCCACGGTCACGCCGAGGAGCACGAGGGCTGCCCCGGCGATTCGGGCGATCCATTCTCCGCCCGGCATCAACTTCTCGACCGCCACGATGGCCGTAATGAGGAGCACCCACGGGAGACCCATCGCGCCGGCGGCGACGAGCACCAGCATGAGCGCCCAGCAGCATCCGAGGCAGTATACGGCGTGTGACCAGCCCAGCGCGAGGCTACTTCGACGGCCTGCGCGCCAGTGGCCGAGGAGAAAGCCGAGCGGGCTGCGACATACCCGCAGACACACTTGCTTGAGGGGCGACAGTTGATACGCACCCGCCGCCAGTAGGATCACGGCGATGCCGTAGGATAGCGTGAGCCCGGCGAGCGCAGCCATGAGCATGTGTGCGAAGTACACTGGGACACCGGTCGCAGCCCACAGGCCTAGGTAGACGAGCGTGAACACCGCTACCGGCACCCCCCTCGTGCTTGCCCCGATGGCTCTCCGCTGAATCGCGCCGTACAGGGCGATCATCGGGAGCGCGCTTGGCAGCATCATCGCTGTCATCATGACGGCCCAGCTTGCGACGAAGACAAGAACGTCAGAGACCGTCACCGGCATGGTCATCGCCATGTCCTCACCGTGAATGCTTGACAGGACGACAAGGACCCAGGCCACTGCGGCGATGAGGAGAAGGACGGCAGATGTGAGGATCGTGACCCGATCCTGGACCGGCACTGGATCCTGATTCCACGGCGACATCGGACGATCGCGGAGGCGCATCAAGCGAGGAGTCTACGCGCCGACCTACGGGTGTCAAGGCGAATCGGACACGCTGTCATCAGACTCGGAGTCGGGATCAGGTCTTGCAATTTGGCCGTGGCGGATGGTCGCTCGCCGCTGCGGAGTCCAGCGGGCAATGCATGAATGCAAGACCTGACCCCCGATCGACAGAGCACGCGAAGACGGCGCACGGCATGACGTCGATCCCACCGAACCTCGCGGCCAAGGTCCAAGCCGCCGTCAAAGACAAGTAGAGCGCCACCCCTCACCCTACCCTCTCCCCTCCATGGAGGGGAGAGGGATCCGGAAGCTGCTAGAGGACGGAGCGGATGGCGGCCATGATGTCGTCGCGCGAGGGGATCGTGGCCAGCTCCAGCTTGTCGTTGTAGGGCATCGGCACGTTGCGGGCCCCGAGCCGCGCGATGGGCGCGTCCAGCAGGTCCAGCCCCTTCTCGCTGACCATGGCCGCGATCTCGGCGCCGAAACCGCCGCGCTTGACGGCCTCGTGAACGATGACGAGGCGATTGGTCTTGGCGACCGAGGCGAGGATGGCGTCCTCGTCGAGCGGCACGAGCGTGCGGGGATCGATCACCTCGACGGACACGCCCTCCTTCTCGAGATCCCCCGCGACCTGCAACGCGCGCTGCACCATCATCTGCGTCGCCACCACCGTCACGTCGGTCCCCGCGCGCTTGATGTCGGCCTTCCCGAGGGGAATGACGTAGTCGCCCTCGGGCACCTCGCCCTTCGTCGGGTAGAGCATCTTGTGCTCGAGGAAGATGACGGGGTTGTCGTCACGGATGGCCGCGGCGAGAAGACCCTTGGCGTCATACGGCGTGGACGGCGCCACGACAACGAGGCCGGGCACGTGGACGAACCAGGCCTCGAGGCTCTGCGAGTGCTGGGCCGCCAGGCGGATGCCGCCGCCCTGCGGGCCGCGGATTACCAGCGGCACCGTGGCCTTCCCGCCCAACATGTAGCGGATCTTCGCCGCCTGGTTCACGATCTGGTCCATCGT from Candidatus Rokuibacteriota bacterium encodes the following:
- a CDS encoding DUF2182 domain-containing protein → MPVQDRVTILTSAVLLLIAAVAWVLVVLSSIHGEDMAMTMPVTVSDVLVFVASWAVMMTAMMLPSALPMIALYGAIQRRAIGASTRGVPVAVFTLVYLGLWAATGVPVYFAHMLMAALAGLTLSYGIAVILLAAGAYQLSPLKQVCLRVCRSPLGFLLGHWRAGRRSSLALGWSHAVYCLGCCWALMLVLVAAGAMGLPWVLLITAIVAVEKLMPGGEWIARIAGAALVLLGVTVALRPDLVAALRGAHAM
- a CDS encoding LysR family transcriptional regulator gives rise to the protein MDMEARLRAFAAFARRRSFSAAARELRISQPAVSKHIADVEREAGVKLVERRPRGGELTPAGEFLANYVLRAQALLAQAVRGVGEFRQRATGSLTIVASGVPATYLLPEVVVTFQRAHPDVRVTIVPGASAQTMDALRSHRAEFGVVGGFAAAPEIEAEPLVEEEIVVVGPPQLAGRRMSRRDAEATTWISPYEGSATRAAVEAAWADSGITPSRRLELPNWEAVKLAVARGHGVAGCSWFTVEGELRAGSLAIVRLRGWKVRRTISIVRHREAALTPSAHDFVAMLHARWGRQSPRRRQRPPTRS
- a CDS encoding DUF1326 domain-containing protein, with protein sequence MASPQWKISGDYFEACNCDSVCPCPTSGLAARPTQGHCDAGLVFHVERGSHGTIQLDGLSFAVLLHTPGPMIAGNWTVGVIVDERATAEQREALGAIGSGQGGGPMAALGPLVGSFVGIEAKPIRIEGSGMRRSVSIPGALDLAIEGIPGASQTEPIYLDNVGHPAATRLALAKASRSHMHAFGINWDDSSGKNNGHFAPFSWSSS
- a CDS encoding peroxiredoxin family protein gives rise to the protein MALAVSSVLGGSRPAAAVEVGEPAPDFKLPSTNGVDIALSDFRGKKWVFLEFYGGDFHPTUAANLLARKANYQSFEVLNVQLLGVSANSTFSQQAFAESLKLPYPLLSDYADRKVIGAYGILKERTMTAIRTFFLIDPQGVIRKKWVIENPSTTTVYSDTVLKGIREVIGRQ